In the genome of Vespa crabro chromosome 17, iyVesCrab1.2, whole genome shotgun sequence, one region contains:
- the LOC124430117 gene encoding forkhead box protein D3-like, translating into MEAHCAMMMSNLSCDGCADSSSRDSDSSSMIVDPVSLDKNDMSPPQSSSSPLISSSPVPTMTAATTNSLRCRGGANRMTKKMPYSRMPVTSVALSSKSTSQQKTSTAGQQSSGYGNEKMSSSLIKPPYSYIALITMAILQSPQKKLTLSGICEFIMSRFPYYHDKFPAWQNSIRHNLSLNDCFIKIPREPGNPGKGNYWTLDPLAEDMFDNGSFLRRRKRYKRPPPHYVLRDRAIMATFAICGDRGPCPGGGAGHPGTLAYPGAAYLSPPPGLPLLDFSPSTLEALKLGAFLEPPAPLYKPVPITAPPIRQLEPTPTRTTTTIPMINAQTSVEKKRNFSIDALIGKQTVSDQGCAGLLDLSPSEHREIRSQASAFSPLV; encoded by the coding sequence AGTCTCGATAAGAACGACATGTCACCGCCGCAATCGTCGTCGAGTCCGTTAATATCGAGTTCTCCGGTACCAACGATGACAGCGGCGACGACGAACTCGTTAAGATGTCGCGGAGGTGCGAATAGAATGACGAAAAAAATGCCATACTCGAGGATGCCGGTAACGTCGGTGGCGTTGTCCTCGAAGTCAACGAGTCAACAAAAAACGTCAACGGCGGGTCAACAGTCATCCGGTTATGGAAACGAGAAAATGTCTTCGTCTTTGATAAAACCACCATATTCCTATATAGCATTGATCACCATGGCCATCCTACAATCACCCCAAAAGAAACTTACGCTAAGTGGCATATGCGAATTTATAATGTCACGATTTCCATATTATCACGATAAATTTCCAGCCTGGCAAAATTCTATCAGGCATAATCTATCGTTGAACGATTGTTTCATTAAGATACCAAGAGAGCCCGGCAATCCGGGTAAAGGCAATTATTGGACATTGGATCCACTTGCCGAGGATATGTTTGACAATGGTAGCTTTTTACGACGTAGGAAGAGATACAAGAGGCCACCGCCTCATTACGTTCTTCGCGACAGGGCTATCATGGCTACCTTTGCAATTTGCGGCGATCGTGGACCTTGTCCAGGTGGTGGGGCTGGACATCCAGGTACATTGGCTTATCCCGGTGCTGCATACCTTTCGCCACCACCCGGCCTACCACTTTTGGACTTTTCTCCGTCTACGTTGGAAGCTCTCAAATTAGGTGCTTTCCTCGAGCCCCCAGCACCGCTTTACAAGCCTGTACCCATTACCGCACCGCCTATCAGACAACTCGAACCAACACCGACTaggacaacaacgacgatacCAATGATCAACGCACAGACCAGCgttgagaagaaaagaaactttagTATCGATGCACTCATCGGCAAACAAACGGTCAGCGATCAAGGTTGCGCCGGTCTTCTCGATCTTAGTCCGTCGGAGCACAGAGAAATTAGAAGTCAAGCGTCCGCGTTTTCGCCTCTCGTTTAG